From one bacterium genomic stretch:
- a CDS encoding FHA domain-containing protein: MTCSLALQMVGDESTEWNVEIPAGDACIGRDPDAGIVIPFAAISREHARIARFGNHWFFKDLQSTNGSWLNGLTVSADEWVLIRDHDYIQLADRVFRVYCNETALQADERPTQPRVSLNTHGLSLNKQSSRSLILFCDGVFNQQIALPDEGKKLSLGGVGADVSLRSQSSEQAGVIIEQIQDVLVAYSRETESKSTLNGELLLDKTLLSDRDVIHTGRYSIIINDQPVLHQSALGSGFSSGSGGTRTDLRSWMESQQQEDSSTHDSNATQRLDNMGLDEEATFSSEPELNSFSDMNELDLNDRATIMYSHSNNDDTLLSLNAWDSSERDSSGSLGRRPTLSSHFGRLIVDDPDGVDDDSGVLYGSALRKKNQSASMNGVRYGSFDERMLVFLGIFLLLLLFVIAVWWILLN; encoded by the coding sequence ATGACCTGTTCTCTTGCGCTACAGATGGTGGGTGATGAATCGACAGAGTGGAACGTCGAAATCCCTGCGGGAGATGCGTGTATAGGTCGCGATCCTGATGCAGGGATTGTTATTCCTTTTGCTGCCATATCGCGTGAGCATGCGAGAATAGCACGCTTTGGCAATCACTGGTTCTTCAAGGATCTGCAGAGCACGAATGGTTCTTGGCTCAATGGATTAACGGTCTCAGCGGATGAGTGGGTTTTAATCCGTGACCATGATTACATTCAGTTAGCTGACAGGGTGTTTCGTGTGTATTGTAACGAAACGGCTCTTCAGGCTGATGAACGACCAACTCAGCCTCGTGTCTCGCTGAACACACATGGTTTGTCGTTGAATAAACAGAGTTCGCGCTCCCTGATCCTTTTCTGTGACGGAGTGTTCAATCAGCAAATTGCACTTCCGGATGAGGGGAAGAAACTCAGCTTGGGAGGCGTTGGAGCGGATGTTTCGCTTCGGTCTCAGTCTTCAGAACAAGCAGGCGTTATAATCGAGCAGATTCAAGATGTGCTCGTTGCCTATAGTCGAGAGACCGAATCCAAGAGTACTCTGAATGGGGAATTGTTACTCGACAAAACACTGCTTTCGGACCGAGATGTAATTCATACTGGAAGGTATTCCATCATTATTAATGATCAGCCCGTGCTACACCAAAGTGCGTTAGGAAGCGGATTTTCCTCGGGTAGTGGAGGAACGAGGACTGACCTGAGAAGTTGGATGGAGTCTCAACAGCAGGAAGATTCTTCAACCCATGATAGTAATGCTACCCAGAGATTGGATAACATGGGGCTTGATGAGGAGGCTACTTTCTCTTCAGAGCCAGAGCTCAATTCTTTTTCTGACATGAATGAACTTGATCTGAACGACAGAGCAACCATCATGTATAGTCATAGTAATAATGATGATACTCTGTTGTCGCTCAATGCATGGGATAGTTCTGAGAGGGATAGTTCCGGTTCATTGGGTAGGCGCCCAACGCTTTCATCTCATTTCGGACGTTTGATAGTCGATGATCCTGATGGAGTCGATGACGATTCAGGTGTTTTGTATGGTAGTGCCTTACGAAAGAAAAACCAATCGGCCTCCATGAATGGAGTACGTTATGGCTCATTCGATGAGCGAATGCTGGTCTTCTTAGGCATTTTCCTGCTGCTTCTTCTTTTTGTAATAGCCGTTTGGTGGATACTTCTTAATTAA
- a CDS encoding flagellar biosynthesis protein FlhB: MVSRKGLSQYQYAVGLAYEATNDEAPQVMVKGEDRTADEVVRIARRFGVPVVERSEISELLYGIPLDERIPEDLYEAVALILTELKSFQ, translated from the coding sequence ATGGTAAGCAGGAAGGGTCTTAGCCAATATCAATATGCCGTCGGCCTCGCTTATGAGGCTACGAATGATGAGGCTCCCCAAGTAATGGTGAAGGGGGAAGATCGGACTGCTGATGAGGTGGTCCGTATTGCCCGCCGATTTGGTGTGCCAGTGGTGGAACGAAGTGAGATCTCGGAGCTTCTTTACGGAATTCCCCTTGATGAAAGAATACCAGAAGACCTGTATGAGGCAGTAGCGCTGATTCTTACTGAGCTAAAGTCTTTCCAATAA